Proteins co-encoded in one Leptospira inadai serovar Lyme str. 10 genomic window:
- the rpsB gene encoding 30S ribosomal protein S2, producing MSVISMKNLLETGVHFGHQTRKWNPKMAPYVFTARNGIHIIDLQKTVQKAKEAYDALKRLTSEGKKVLFVGTKKQARGAIEREAIRSNMYFINNRWPGGLLTNWNTVKKSIARLKKLEAMETENTFEKEVKTKKEILSLRRESEKLRKTLGGIKDMVSIPDILFVIDPKKEEIAVKEARKLGLKIFAVVDTNCDPELIDYPIPGNDDAIRAISLFLETMSNAVIEGTGGVVEQPRFSEDLDSEALALEYQGEYDESGKFIMDEDADRLKKAEDAAAASAAATAGTASTETTEPTIAATIEIDKNE from the coding sequence ATGTCAGTAATTTCCATGAAAAACCTTCTGGAAACCGGAGTTCACTTCGGCCACCAGACTCGCAAATGGAATCCCAAAATGGCTCCCTACGTCTTCACGGCAAGAAACGGGATTCATATCATCGATCTTCAAAAGACCGTACAGAAAGCTAAAGAAGCGTACGATGCTCTCAAGCGTTTAACCAGCGAAGGAAAGAAAGTCCTTTTTGTCGGAACGAAGAAACAAGCCCGCGGAGCGATCGAAAGGGAAGCGATCCGCTCCAATATGTATTTCATTAATAACCGTTGGCCGGGCGGTCTTTTAACGAACTGGAATACGGTTAAAAAATCCATCGCAAGATTAAAGAAATTGGAAGCGATGGAAACCGAAAATACTTTCGAAAAGGAAGTAAAAACCAAAAAGGAAATCCTCTCTCTTCGTCGCGAATCCGAAAAACTTCGGAAAACATTGGGCGGCATAAAGGATATGGTTTCGATTCCGGACATACTGTTCGTCATCGATCCTAAAAAAGAGGAAATCGCGGTTAAAGAAGCTCGGAAACTCGGACTTAAAATCTTTGCGGTCGTAGATACTAATTGCGACCCTGAATTGATCGATTATCCGATTCCCGGAAATGACGACGCAATTCGAGCTATCTCTCTTTTTCTCGAGACGATGTCCAATGCGGTCATCGAAGGAACCGGCGGTGTCGTTGAACAACCTCGCTTTAGCGAAGATCTGGATTCCGAAGCTCTTGCACTGGAATACCAAGGCGAGTATGATGAAAGCGGTAAGTTCATTATGGACGAAGACGCTGATCGTTTGAAAAAAGCCGAAGATGCTGCAGCCGCCTCGGCGGCAGCTACTGCTGGTACCGCTAGCACGGAAACGACCGAGCCTACGATTGCGGCCACGATCGAAATCGACAAGAACGAGTAA
- a CDS encoding bactofilin family protein, with the protein MSKKAPSATKPTRTVTEHGTISTVLGRETSFSGILNFRRPLEISGEFQGEIESEGFLLISEGAKVKANIKAGTVVVGGEITGNVIATQRLEMLPTGKVNGNIKTAKLQIADGVVFEGNCEMILPNKD; encoded by the coding sequence ATGTCCAAAAAAGCTCCTAGCGCAACCAAACCCACACGAACCGTCACCGAACACGGAACCATCTCAACGGTTCTAGGGCGAGAAACGTCTTTTTCGGGCATCCTGAACTTCCGCAGACCCTTGGAAATTTCCGGAGAATTCCAGGGAGAAATCGAATCGGAAGGATTTCTTTTGATAAGCGAAGGAGCCAAAGTTAAAGCTAATATTAAGGCCGGGACGGTCGTGGTTGGAGGCGAAATCACCGGAAACGTGATCGCGACGCAACGACTGGAAATGTTGCCCACCGGAAAAGTAAACGGGAATATCAAAACGGCAAAATTACAGATTGCGGACGGAGTCGTGTTCGAAGGCAACTGTGAGATGATACTTCCCAATAAAGATTGA
- a CDS encoding tetratricopeptide repeat protein, giving the protein MVSESFKETLKLYNEGLQLYKNGKFTEALGLFKKALEITPGDGPSKKYIGRCEAFIAEPPPQDWDGVFEMKTK; this is encoded by the coding sequence ATGGTCTCCGAATCGTTTAAGGAAACTCTCAAATTGTACAACGAAGGCCTTCAGCTTTATAAGAACGGGAAGTTTACGGAAGCGTTGGGGTTGTTTAAAAAGGCGTTAGAAATTACCCCCGGAGACGGACCTTCCAAAAAATATATAGGTCGTTGCGAGGCGTTTATCGCGGAACCGCCGCCCCAGGACTGGGATGGCGTATTTGAAATGAAGACAAAATAA
- the acpS gene encoding holo-ACP synthase — protein sequence MKISIGNDIVENDRIRDLLERHGERFLKRVFSETEIQYCTGRKDPVPHLSGRFCVKEAFIKAIEAGDKVALDMREIELFGKEFGKKELVLHGKSKELFIEKGYSGVSVSISHAENYSTAVVVLYKE from the coding sequence ATGAAAATTTCCATCGGGAATGATATCGTAGAAAACGATCGGATTCGCGATCTCCTGGAAAGACACGGCGAACGGTTTTTAAAGCGGGTTTTTTCGGAAACCGAGATTCAATATTGCACGGGCAGAAAGGACCCTGTTCCGCATTTAAGCGGTAGATTTTGCGTCAAAGAAGCCTTCATCAAGGCGATCGAAGCCGGCGATAAGGTGGCCTTGGATATGAGGGAAATCGAGCTTTTCGGGAAGGAATTCGGAAAAAAAGAATTGGTACTTCACGGAAAATCGAAAGAATTGTTCATCGAGAAAGGTTATAGCGGTGTGTCTGTTTCGATCAGTCACGCGGAAAATTATTCCACCGCCGTAGTAGTTCTTTATAAGGAGTGA
- a CDS encoding CdaR family protein has protein sequence MLKTLLSNWQAKLGSVILAIVFYINLQNSKILVREVNIKIDYPKLSGGMMIAKGSDVTFPVKVEGVRDYVNFYSPSLKAYISAADLHPGENFVNVVRIGGVPAGLRVTRLKDKVKIIVDSNISRTLTLDVKFTGDPPKDYVKSSHFISPANLVVIGNHAQLEKLGRITLPAISLKDKTESFTVKQKLPELPSGLRYRENVKEISIRVSIIANSSTPGESIVLGVPVKCQSLDKNLEAEFSEQEISVKLQSKTPLRSIQIIKGLSATVACTHKYDPKTKKLVPDNKPVLAKVRLTKAPALKSVDIQSFFPDRISILYRVRPDLDNETGEEGTEGETEPNSEEPLPTPEEE, from the coding sequence ATGCTTAAAACCCTCCTAAGCAATTGGCAGGCCAAACTCGGTTCGGTTATACTCGCGATCGTTTTCTATATCAATCTTCAGAATTCGAAAATTCTCGTTCGCGAGGTGAATATTAAGATCGATTACCCGAAATTATCCGGCGGGATGATGATCGCTAAAGGCTCGGACGTTACGTTTCCGGTGAAAGTGGAAGGAGTCCGGGATTACGTGAACTTCTATTCTCCCTCCCTCAAAGCCTATATATCCGCCGCGGATCTCCATCCGGGGGAAAATTTCGTCAACGTGGTTCGTATCGGAGGAGTTCCCGCAGGTCTTCGCGTGACTCGCTTAAAGGATAAAGTCAAGATCATCGTCGATTCCAATATCAGTCGCACGTTGACTTTGGACGTGAAGTTTACCGGAGATCCTCCTAAGGATTACGTAAAGTCTTCCCACTTTATATCTCCGGCCAATTTGGTGGTGATCGGGAACCACGCACAATTGGAGAAGCTTGGACGAATCACTCTACCTGCGATTTCCCTGAAGGATAAAACCGAATCGTTTACGGTAAAACAAAAACTTCCCGAACTTCCCTCCGGACTAAGATACCGGGAAAATGTTAAGGAAATTTCGATCCGAGTCAGTATTATTGCGAATTCCTCTACGCCGGGGGAAAGCATCGTATTAGGTGTGCCGGTAAAGTGTCAGTCCCTGGACAAGAATTTGGAGGCCGAGTTTTCGGAACAGGAAATCTCGGTTAAATTACAATCCAAGACCCCGCTCAGAAGCATTCAAATCATCAAGGGCCTATCTGCGACGGTGGCATGCACTCATAAGTACGATCCGAAAACTAAAAAGCTAGTACCGGATAATAAACCCGTTCTCGCTAAAGTTCGTTTAACGAAAGCTCCCGCTCTAAAATCGGTCGATATACAAAGTTTCTTTCCGGATCGGATTTCCATCTTATATAGAGTTCGCCCGGATCTGGATAACGAGACCGGAGAGGAAGGCACGGAGGGAGAGACGGAACCGAACTCCGAAGAACCGTTACCGACACCCGAGGAAGAATGA
- the cdaA gene encoding diadenylate cyclase CdaA, with the protein MGFFKNITLFQNDRFGINVILDILIVSFLIYQFYATIRRTRGVQLLLGIGLIWLLGIFAQYAELELLDWIIDNIRPALVFAIIVLLQPELRKITGDMARLKFFRPFLLKTVTDLDEIVEAAKIMAKNKTGSIIAIVREHSLKEIAEQAVQLDAVLSSSLLLTIFKKNTALHDGAVIIEQNRIACAGAFLPMAQNLDDARMGARHRAALGIAEESDAVVVVTSEETGEISVCYDGEMIHPVKPIELKNLLNTILHEKKPSSDKKAEGDEREDLNA; encoded by the coding sequence ATGGGATTCTTTAAGAATATCACCCTTTTTCAAAACGATCGATTCGGGATCAACGTGATTCTCGATATACTGATCGTCAGTTTTTTAATATACCAATTTTATGCTACGATTCGCAGAACCAGAGGAGTCCAACTTTTACTCGGAATCGGATTGATTTGGTTGCTCGGGATTTTTGCCCAGTACGCCGAACTGGAACTTTTAGACTGGATCATCGATAATATACGGCCCGCTCTCGTTTTCGCGATCATCGTTCTTTTACAGCCGGAGCTCCGGAAAATTACGGGCGATATGGCGAGGCTGAAATTCTTTCGGCCCTTCCTTCTTAAAACCGTTACCGATCTGGATGAAATCGTGGAAGCCGCCAAGATCATGGCAAAGAATAAGACCGGCTCCATCATCGCCATCGTTCGGGAACATAGTCTCAAGGAGATCGCCGAGCAAGCCGTTCAATTGGATGCGGTACTTTCTTCCAGTTTATTGCTCACGATCTTTAAAAAAAATACGGCACTTCATGACGGAGCCGTGATTATCGAACAAAACCGAATCGCGTGTGCGGGTGCTTTTTTGCCAATGGCTCAAAATTTAGACGATGCTAGGATGGGAGCCCGCCACAGGGCCGCTCTTGGAATCGCCGAAGAGTCGGACGCGGTGGTCGTAGTCACTTCGGAAGAGACGGGAGAAATTTCCGTTTGCTACGACGGGGAAATGATTCATCCTGTTAAGCCGATCGAGTTAAAGAATTTATTAAATACTATTCTGCACGAAAAAAAACCGAGTTCCGATAAGAAAGCGGAAGGGGACGAAAGGGAGGATTTAAATGCTTAA
- the dapB gene encoding 4-hydroxy-tetrahydrodipicolinate reductase: MTAKNRVAVIGASGRMGTAIIQVLSQSKVSELSAAVVSKGSVYLGLDSGLHSGLKSNQIPFTDDLNKAVASSDIVIDFSIREVLSDVLESCIHAGKPVVVGTTGLIDAHKHLLKEASSHIPIVYSPNMSIGVNLLFKLTEIAAKVLGDLSDIEIQDIHHRHKKDSPSGTAEKLKSILLETLGRNESNVVHGRHGILPERDPKEIGIHTLRAGEVIGDHTVYFFTPEERIEISHKAQDRKTFAVGSVKAAEFLAGRGKGLYDMFAVLGL, translated from the coding sequence TTGACGGCAAAAAATCGGGTCGCGGTCATCGGAGCTTCGGGAAGGATGGGAACGGCCATCATCCAAGTTCTATCTCAGTCGAAAGTTTCCGAACTTTCGGCAGCCGTGGTCAGTAAAGGATCCGTGTACCTCGGATTGGATTCGGGTTTGCATTCCGGGCTGAAGTCGAATCAGATTCCGTTTACGGACGATCTAAACAAAGCCGTCGCTTCTTCGGATATCGTCATAGATTTTTCCATCCGAGAAGTTCTTTCCGACGTGCTGGAGAGTTGTATTCATGCAGGAAAGCCGGTCGTGGTGGGTACGACGGGTTTAATCGACGCGCATAAGCATCTTCTCAAGGAAGCCTCTTCGCATATTCCGATCGTATATTCACCCAATATGTCCATCGGAGTGAATTTGCTTTTTAAACTGACCGAGATTGCCGCGAAAGTTCTGGGTGATCTCTCAGACATCGAAATTCAGGATATCCATCATCGTCATAAAAAGGATTCTCCTTCCGGTACCGCCGAAAAGCTGAAATCCATTTTACTGGAAACCCTGGGTCGTAACGAATCCAATGTGGTCCACGGTCGCCACGGAATTTTACCCGAAAGGGATCCCAAGGAGATCGGAATTCATACGCTGCGAGCCGGCGAAGTGATCGGAGATCACACCGTATATTTTTTCACTCCCGAAGAGAGAATCGAAATTTCGCATAAGGCCCAGGATCGGAAAACGTTCGCAGTCGGTTCCGTCAAGGCTGCCGAGTTTTTGGCAGGAAGAGGAAAAGGGCTTTATGATATGTTCGCCGTTTTAGGACTTTAG
- the dapA gene encoding 4-hydroxy-tetrahydrodipicolinate synthase, giving the protein MFRGVFTAIITPFKNGKIDYDSYFSLLEKQIKGGVSGVVPCGTTGESPTLSHDEHAELIRETVRTVKKRILVVAGTGSNSTREAVLLTEEACKDGVDGILQVNPYYNKPTQEGMYLHFKEIADHSSVPIMLYNIPGRTSVNLLPETVLRLSEHPQIRSMKEATGDLGQMAKLISLVGNKMTVLSGDDNLTLPLLSVGGVGVVSVISNLFPASIVKLVDTFQKGDMKAAQKIHYDFLELFALAFTETNPIPIKAAMSWNGYCSSEIRLPLTPLTQNAAAEKLKKTISDLIGKGYN; this is encoded by the coding sequence ATGTTTCGAGGCGTTTTTACGGCCATCATCACCCCTTTCAAGAACGGAAAAATCGACTACGACTCTTATTTTTCTCTCTTGGAAAAGCAGATAAAAGGAGGGGTCAGCGGAGTCGTACCTTGCGGTACTACGGGAGAATCTCCGACTTTGTCCCATGACGAGCACGCAGAGTTGATCCGCGAGACTGTCCGCACCGTAAAAAAAAGAATCCTGGTCGTCGCCGGTACCGGTTCCAATTCTACTCGGGAAGCGGTATTGTTAACCGAAGAGGCTTGTAAGGACGGCGTGGACGGAATTTTGCAAGTCAATCCGTATTATAATAAACCGACCCAGGAAGGGATGTATCTACATTTCAAGGAAATCGCGGATCATTCTTCGGTTCCCATCATGCTCTATAATATTCCCGGTAGGACTAGCGTAAATTTACTTCCGGAAACGGTTCTCAGACTTTCGGAACATCCGCAGATTCGTTCCATGAAGGAAGCCACCGGAGATCTGGGTCAAATGGCTAAATTGATTTCCTTGGTCGGAAATAAAATGACCGTCCTTTCGGGAGACGATAATCTAACCTTACCTTTGTTGTCCGTGGGGGGAGTCGGGGTAGTATCCGTGATTTCGAATTTATTCCCGGCGAGCATCGTCAAACTGGTGGATACGTTTCAAAAGGGGGATATGAAGGCGGCACAAAAGATTCATTACGATTTCTTGGAATTATTTGCGCTGGCATTTACTGAAACGAATCCGATACCGATTAAGGCAGCGATGAGCTGGAACGGATATTGTTCTTCGGAAATTCGTCTTCCATTAACTCCTCTTACTCAAAATGCGGCAGCGGAAAAATTAAAGAAAACCATTTCCGACCTAATCGGGAAAGGTTATAACTAG
- a CDS encoding glycosyltransferase group 4 family, with protein MLVSAELLTSYSATFLLSLGLCRLYIGSKRITISDVPNERSMHQAATKKSGGIWIFVSFSFILGLFSYFGIAEFPLHWWTGILFFFLIGLGDDVKGLSPYLRFGAEFIFLAAWVSLAPFRISLFGYDLGVSPGGFGEVTLISLYLLFFINLCNFMDGLDTYLTTNLIFMAFATTIVSGNDLPFSYLLIFAALFGFLTWNLPKAKLFLGDSGSLFLGFALSALPFDVARSKAFEFSDLFFFAPVFFTDGLLTILVRLYKKENIFRAHRSHLYQLFAIRTHNKGWVSLGFTLANIPGLLIWALVPKYWSVFLTVFLYSFCYVYFRRELLRKKTI; from the coding sequence ATGCTCGTTTCCGCAGAATTATTGACTTCCTACTCGGCGACTTTCCTTCTCTCGTTAGGACTCTGTAGGCTTTATATCGGTTCGAAAAGGATCACGATCTCGGACGTCCCCAACGAACGCAGTATGCACCAAGCTGCCACAAAGAAGTCCGGAGGGATTTGGATCTTCGTTTCATTCAGTTTTATCCTAGGCCTCTTCAGTTACTTCGGCATAGCGGAATTTCCGTTGCACTGGTGGACCGGAATTTTATTTTTTTTCTTAATCGGTTTAGGCGACGATGTGAAGGGACTAAGCCCCTACCTTCGATTCGGAGCCGAATTCATTTTCTTGGCGGCCTGGGTCAGCCTGGCCCCGTTTCGAATCTCCCTATTCGGTTACGATTTAGGAGTCTCTCCCGGTGGTTTCGGCGAGGTTACTTTAATCTCGCTCTATCTACTTTTCTTTATCAATCTCTGCAATTTCATGGACGGGTTAGATACCTATCTAACCACAAATTTAATCTTTATGGCTTTCGCGACGACGATAGTTTCCGGTAACGACCTTCCGTTTTCGTACCTTTTGATTTTTGCCGCCTTGTTCGGTTTTCTAACCTGGAATTTGCCGAAGGCCAAACTATTCTTAGGCGATTCGGGTTCTTTATTTTTAGGATTCGCCTTAAGCGCATTGCCCTTCGATGTCGCAAGATCGAAAGCATTCGAATTTTCCGACCTTTTCTTTTTCGCTCCGGTATTTTTTACCGATGGTCTATTAACGATCTTAGTCAGATTGTACAAAAAAGAGAATATTTTCCGAGCGCACCGCTCTCATTTATACCAGCTTTTTGCGATTAGGACCCATAACAAAGGATGGGTTTCGTTAGGGTTTACGCTCGCAAATATTCCGGGGCTGTTGATCTGGGCTCTTGTTCCCAAATACTGGTCCGTATTTCTGACCGTTTTTCTATATTCGTTCTGCTACGTATATTTCAGAAGGGAATTGCTTCGTAAAAAGACGATATAA
- a CDS encoding MFS transporter, which yields MILLYYLSSILGLLAGNMYNYTAIILSQNISDSDAFSGWVFFCVCIPLLFLSFPAGRLLDRYSRKWVLGSAQLSMAVGAGFAALSLELDWIGKGRPYLLLIPSILSGIGLAFVMPGRFAILGDLVDHSKIGKHSVWLNTLVLFGYGLAPLAAGSLREFLSFKQVFLGIGCSYLISVVLLAFLPLDSKGRNTQNQVTNVSQIIAYLGRSELVRQFLYLLGTVVMLVGPIQVLLPKYAKEVLGLSESARGALLTSLGIGLVLGGSATFFVHGIRKKGHILFGAAFISSLLFAGLPFLSSSLFLTTFVLFVFGSLTGVIITIIPAGIQQHTENYIRGRILSIYSLVFLLTPAITGVLAGFFSDRIGISSTFVWAGLMELAALVYMSWRMGEIRRTF from the coding sequence GTGATTTTACTTTATTATTTATCTTCGATTCTCGGTCTTCTTGCCGGGAATATGTATAATTATACTGCGATTATTTTATCCCAGAATATCTCGGATTCGGACGCTTTTTCCGGATGGGTATTTTTTTGCGTATGCATCCCGCTTTTGTTTTTGAGTTTTCCGGCCGGTCGTTTATTGGATCGTTATTCTAGAAAATGGGTGTTAGGGAGCGCTCAGCTCTCGATGGCGGTCGGTGCGGGTTTTGCCGCCCTCTCTCTCGAACTGGATTGGATCGGCAAGGGGCGGCCCTATCTTCTCCTGATTCCTTCCATCCTCTCGGGAATCGGACTGGCGTTCGTGATGCCGGGAAGATTTGCGATTCTGGGAGATCTGGTCGATCATTCAAAAATCGGAAAGCATAGCGTCTGGTTAAACACGCTTGTGCTATTCGGGTACGGATTAGCTCCGTTGGCCGCAGGATCTTTGAGGGAATTCCTATCGTTCAAACAAGTTTTTTTAGGTATCGGATGTTCCTATTTGATAAGCGTAGTACTACTCGCGTTTCTTCCTTTGGATTCAAAGGGAAGGAATACTCAAAATCAGGTAACGAATGTGAGTCAGATAATCGCCTATCTTGGAAGATCCGAGTTAGTGCGACAATTCCTATACTTACTCGGAACGGTCGTGATGCTCGTGGGGCCGATTCAAGTTCTCTTACCTAAGTATGCCAAGGAAGTTCTGGGCCTATCCGAATCGGCGAGAGGCGCGCTTCTAACTTCTCTAGGAATCGGTCTCGTTTTAGGGGGATCGGCGACGTTCTTCGTGCATGGAATTCGTAAGAAGGGGCATATCTTATTCGGCGCGGCTTTCATCAGTAGTCTACTCTTTGCCGGACTTCCGTTTCTTTCTTCGAGTTTGTTTTTGACGACCTTCGTTTTATTCGTGTTCGGAAGTCTCACCGGAGTAATCATTACGATCATTCCAGCCGGAATTCAGCAGCATACGGAAAATTATATACGCGGAAGGATTTTATCCATTTATAGTTTGGTATTTCTCTTAACGCCGGCGATTACCGGCGTTCTTGCGGGTTTCTTTTCGGACCGTATCGGAATTTCTTCCACCTTCGTATGGGCCGGTTTAATGGAACTTGCCGCGTTGGTTTATATGAGCTGGCGGATGGGAGAAATTAGAAGAACATTCTAA
- a CDS encoding MarR family winged helix-turn-helix transcriptional regulator gives MSREIERHLKKAEDLRTLSASHFEILTFLLRKEKTNMSLIARAIHRKKSTVTVLVNKLEDLGLVRKYNSDEDKRETNLELTERGRAVRGLAKRISSGIMSLKLWGLSSKESEQLFHLLEKTYTHLRDTKKL, from the coding sequence ATGAGCCGGGAGATAGAACGCCATCTTAAAAAAGCGGAGGACCTTCGCACTCTTTCGGCGTCACATTTTGAAATTCTAACTTTTTTATTGCGAAAAGAGAAAACGAATATGTCTCTGATCGCCAGGGCGATTCACAGAAAAAAATCGACGGTGACCGTCCTCGTTAATAAGCTCGAAGATCTAGGTTTAGTCAGAAAATATAATTCCGACGAAGACAAGCGGGAAACGAATCTCGAACTGACCGAACGGGGCCGGGCAGTTCGAGGACTAGCCAAACGCATCAGTTCCGGCATAATGTCCTTAAAACTATGGGGTTTAAGTTCCAAAGAATCGGAACAGCTATTTCATTTATTAGAAAAAACGTATACTCATCTCAGAGACACGAAAAAACTTTAA
- a CDS encoding enoyl-CoA hydratase/isomerase family protein: protein MESVRFTEDDGIGRITLNSDDKNSFTFEAFRKLDAALKSAINSDLRVLVIGSDREGVFSQGLNLGELKKEEIRKDLVPFLDYFFGILQKIHFFPCPVLAEISGHAIGYGAMIGIASDFRFGLQNSRIGLPEVKMGIRVPTSVAKMFSNIVGIREAERHILLGTAYKGSEAKEVGLLDEVFDDSLTLQDAVQKFAKKLSKNSRSATSSCKEAVRYLSQDLRETFEYDKGKTIESVQSVDAVEGIDALIAGRRPEFNKAIN, encoded by the coding sequence ATGGAATCGGTTCGATTTACGGAAGACGATGGAATCGGTAGAATTACCTTGAATTCCGACGATAAAAATAGTTTTACTTTCGAAGCTTTTCGGAAACTGGACGCAGCCTTGAAATCGGCGATAAACTCCGATCTAAGAGTTTTGGTGATCGGCAGCGATCGAGAAGGGGTTTTTTCTCAAGGGCTTAATTTGGGCGAATTGAAAAAAGAAGAGATCCGGAAGGACTTAGTACCTTTCTTAGATTACTTTTTCGGAATATTGCAAAAAATTCATTTCTTCCCTTGTCCCGTTTTGGCGGAGATAAGCGGACACGCGATCGGTTACGGGGCGATGATCGGTATCGCGAGCGATTTTAGATTCGGTTTACAAAATTCCAGAATCGGGTTGCCGGAAGTGAAGATGGGGATTCGGGTTCCCACTTCGGTCGCTAAAATGTTTTCGAATATCGTCGGGATTCGAGAGGCGGAACGCCACATTCTGCTCGGAACCGCTTATAAGGGATCGGAGGCAAAGGAAGTCGGGTTGCTTGACGAAGTCTTTGACGACTCCCTAACCTTACAGGATGCGGTTCAAAAATTTGCGAAGAAACTCTCGAAAAATTCCCGATCGGCGACGTCGTCGTGCAAGGAAGCGGTTCGTTATTTATCCCAAGACTTACGAGAAACGTTCGAATATGATAAGGGAAAAACGATAGAAAGCGTTCAAAGCGTCGACGCGGTCGAGGGAATCGACGCTTTGATAGCCGGGCGAAGACCGGAATTCAATAAAGCGATCAATTAA
- a CDS encoding tetratricopeptide repeat protein, translated as MHPMYLRAFGENEDAKHYFLEGYKFQTEGDLKRASFYYRKSLSLRPTAEAWTFLGWVYSLAGKTEKAIEYCHRAIDTDAKLGNPYNDIGVYLMQQKKYLEAVPWFEKAKHAPRYEVRVYPFFNAGCCWETLGYLDRARIEFESALQIDSGYEPAKLGLKKLMARYN; from the coding sequence ATCCACCCTATGTATCTAAGAGCGTTCGGCGAAAACGAGGATGCAAAACACTATTTCCTGGAAGGTTATAAATTCCAAACTGAGGGCGATCTGAAACGCGCCTCCTTTTATTATCGGAAAAGCCTTTCTCTCCGCCCGACCGCCGAGGCCTGGACATTTTTAGGTTGGGTCTATTCCCTCGCAGGCAAAACGGAAAAGGCGATCGAATATTGCCATAGAGCCATCGATACGGACGCTAAATTAGGGAATCCTTATAATGATATCGGCGTCTATCTAATGCAGCAGAAAAAGTATCTGGAAGCCGTTCCCTGGTTTGAAAAGGCCAAGCATGCTCCTCGATACGAAGTTCGAGTTTATCCGTTTTTTAATGCAGGGTGTTGTTGGGAAACTCTAGGGTATCTCGATCGTGCAAGAATCGAGTTCGAATCGGCGTTACAGATCGATTCAGGCTATGAGCCGGCGAAACTCGGTTTAAAAAAATTGATGGCCAGATATAATTAG
- a CDS encoding ABC transporter permease subunit has translation MKEILIFELKENIRSRWIFIFGFFLAICVSILNYFGDENGVRLIASLMNVVLLIVPLFTITFAGLSFMDSLPFAEVLFSKSVTRSEYFIGKYLGISASLSLGLLLGVGIPGFFSFYSDIHFILLFMELICFGAILILIFVSLAFLLATFFKKGELIIAGALLIWLYFFVFFDSFIFVLSLYLGEYPIEIPALIIILLNPVDLVRITMVLQTKASVLLGFSGAFLLKTLGTVWVICLCICVLTAWIFWPLFFAYQRFMKKNF, from the coding sequence ATGAAAGAGATTCTAATTTTCGAATTAAAGGAAAACATTAGAAGCAGATGGATTTTCATCTTCGGATTTTTTCTGGCGATTTGCGTCAGCATCTTGAATTATTTCGGCGACGAGAACGGAGTAAGGCTCATCGCAAGTTTAATGAACGTGGTTCTTTTGATCGTTCCTCTCTTTACGATTACGTTTGCCGGGTTGTCTTTTATGGACTCTCTTCCTTTTGCGGAAGTGCTTTTTTCCAAATCGGTCACTAGATCCGAATATTTTATCGGAAAGTATTTGGGAATTTCCGCCTCATTATCGTTGGGTTTATTATTGGGAGTGGGGATTCCCGGATTCTTCTCGTTTTATTCCGATATTCATTTTATTCTTCTTTTTATGGAATTGATCTGCTTCGGTGCGATCTTAATTTTGATTTTCGTATCCCTAGCTTTTTTGCTCGCCACATTCTTTAAGAAAGGGGAATTGATCATCGCGGGCGCGCTCCTGATTTGGTTGTATTTTTTCGTATTTTTCGATTCGTTCATTTTCGTTTTAAGTTTATATTTGGGAGAATATCCGATAGAAATCCCCGCCTTAATCATAATACTATTGAATCCTGTCGATTTGGTAAGAATTACGATGGTACTACAGACAAAGGCTTCCGTCTTACTCGGTTTTTCCGGCGCCTTTTTGTTGAAAACATTAGGCACGGTATGGGTAATCTGCCTTTGTATTTGCGTCCTTACTGCCTGGATTTTTTGGCCCCTCTTCTTCGCTTATCAACGGTTTATGAAAAAGAATTTTTAG